AGTGGATGTCAGGTAGGCCTATGGAAAATTTCTGTATCCCTGGTAGGCAGGCTACGTTGGCCACCTGATCTACTGCTCCCTTTTCCAGGGTTTTAATTGACTCATCATCAAGATATATCCGACCAGGTACTCTCATTTCCTTTTTATAATCTCCAGGAACTTCCCAAACACAATCACGTACCTTTTTAAGAGTTTCTTCCATAACCATGATAATCAAATCTCCTAATTTTGTTAATTAGTCCTATAGGTATTTCAAAAAATATGAAACTTAAATCTTTAAATATCAAATAAACTTCTCTACTAGATAAACTATAGGTGTAACTGGTATACCAAGATTTCTATTTTTCTAACTTTTGTAATCCTGAACCTAGAAAAATGGGGATATAAAGTTAAACCATGATGGAATAAAGAGGAAAACATGGTATGGGAAAAAACAGTGCCACGTATAAGAATGGGCCTGCAGTGAATTAAACCTCTTAATAGTGGAGATATATGATTATGGAATCTAAAGATGAAGTAATAATAACCGAGAATGATGTCATGGGTATAATGGATGTTTTTACCCGTGTCCCGCCATTAATTCTCAAAATGGTGGTTAAAGGTAACAAAAATGTGGTTAAATCATTTGAAACCCAGATAAAAGAGTACCAAAAACAGCTTGATTCCAGTGATATGGTGAAAATAGAGAAGGTCCTGGAGATGGATGTTCCTGATCTTCAAGAGATACTAAGGAAGGCTTATCTTGAAACTGGGCAGAAACAGTTGAAAATACTGGCTGACCCCCATGCCGAGGAATTTATTTCTGGAAATCTTAGGGAACTTAAAAAGATACTTTTCCCCAGTAGATTTATTTAGGAAAATTTTCTAAAAAATCATGACTGGGAAGGAATAACAGATATTCCCAAAATATTGTAGGTATTTCTAAATAATTAGAATAGGATATATTTCTAAAAGTAGAGTTGGAGGTATTTCTAAATTAAGAGTTGGAGGTATTTTTAAATTAAGAGTTGGAGGTATTTCTAAATTAAGAGTTGGAGGTATTTTTAAATTAAGAGTTGGAGGTATTTTTAAATTAATATTCCTAAAAAAAGCTCCTTCTTGAATTATTAAGAATTGTTTCAACCTGGGATCTGGACATGTAGGGTTGTAAGTCTTTCCTGTATAATATTCGTATCATGGTTTTATCCAGATCAGATAATTCAGTTAAGTCTGGACCGTTAATGCACACTACACTGTTTTGATTATGGTTATGATGTAATCCAAGGCCATGGGCCAATTCATGGACAATTACATGTGAACGACGCTTCTGGCTTAATCCGTCGATTCCAATGAAAATTCGGGATTTGAATATCTCACCAGCAGAGTTGCCACCGTAAATACCACTGATACTTACCTTCCATTCTGTGAAACCATCAACTTTAGATGGGTTAATCGAAAATTGGGAAAATTCCGAGTGGGGGACAAAATAAATTTCCATATCTGCTTCTAACTGATTTTTATCATCAATTTTAAGCTGAAAATCTTTAACATTTGCATTTATATCATCAATAGCCTTATTAAGGGTTTTAAGATCTTCTGGTGTGGGCGAGCCCATAACTCTTATTCTTACCACGTTGATATTCCATTTGCCCACCTTATCATAGCTGTTACCATAATCATCAGCACTGAAGGCACTTTCCATGAAGGTGTTAATCTCTTCATCACTGTATTTTTCATTTTCATTGGAATTGAACACACCGTAACTATCATTTTTGGTGGTGATTAACCCTAAAGATATGATCAAAAGAATAATAACTCCTATTATTAGGCTTATTCTTAATAAATTCGATGTGGAATGGTTTCTGTTAGTCCCCAAGTCTGCTTGTGCAGTGTCATCATCATAAATAAGTGGTTCCTCTAATGATTTTATATTTAGGAATTCCTCTTCAAGCAATTCTACAGTAGATGATTCATCCCCAAGAGATTCCCTGTGGATGGGTGATTCTTCCCCCAGTGATTCCCTATGGGAGGATGATTCTTCCCCCAGTGATACCCGGTATTCCAGATCACCACCACAATTGCATTTATCATAAAAATCATCAGGAGATTCTCCTTCCTGAAGCTGGTAATATCCTCCGCATTTTTTGCAGACTAGGTAGGGCATTAGATACAACACTCCCGGTTTGATGATAAACTATCATTAAAAGGGTGTAACCATTAAGTATCCACAATAACTTGCAGAGTACACCTATTTTCTTCCTTAACAATTTCCATTAAATGAAAGGTTACTGCTTTAACCTCATCCCTTACTTCATGGGTGGCCTGGTTAAATTCTTCTCCCCACACCACAGCACTGAGGTTGAAAGTCTCAGGATCCTTTTGTTGTATAGTAACTGTAAATTGGGAGAAAACCAGACCCTCATAATCATGGATAAATAGTAATTCACTGAGCCAGTCATAAAGCAGTGCTTTTTCATCCTCGGATTCCACCAAAATTTCTCTTATAACTTTTGGCTTTACCTGGGATGTGTCCGTCATCACTTCAAACATTGCCAGGGCAGCGTTGCCAAAAGCATCATTAAGATCCTGACCATAGGCCCGAAAGCCCACATCAGCAGTAACATCGAAAAATTCGAATTGTTTTAGGGTGTTTTTATTATCCACTCAAATCTAACCTCTTATAGTTTCGGAAAACTCAAATCTAACCTATTATAATTTTGAAATCTAAATTTAACCTCTCATAATTGGAAAAATTATAAAATAGAAAGTAGTGGCCCATTAATTGTTTAGGCCACTTCACGGAAGTCTTCCCTCACCTTTTTAGGTTCTAAACCCCTTCCCAGTTTCTGAGCAATTTGCTCGTAATATTCCGTGGTTTTAGGAGTTGTGGATGGATTAATTTTCTTCAGAGCAGATTTGAAATGGCGGTAGGACACCTTTAGAATATTCATATCTTCATGGAGAGCTATCATCCCAGCTTTACGGCATAAAACTTCTATATCTGCACCAGAGTATCCTTCAGTTTTTTTGGCCAGTTCTTTAAGTTTAACATCCTCATCTAACTCCATGTGTCCCACGTGAACCTTTAATATTTCTTTTCGTGCTTTTTCATCAGGAGGAGGTACCAGTACCACCTCATCAAATCTTCCAGGACGTAGCAATGCTGGATCCATTAGATCAGGACGGTTAGTGGCCCCAATAACCACCACTCCTCTGAGTTCTTCCAGCCCATCCATCTCGGAGAGAATAGTGTTAACCATTCGCTCGGTGACTCTTGGTTCACCGGCAGCGGCACCCCTGATGGGAGCTATGGCATCGATTTCATCAAAGAAAATGATGCAGGGAGATGCCTGTTTGGCTTTTTTGAATATTTCAGAGATTTTCCGTTCGGATTCACCGAACCATTTACTGAGTATTTCTGATCCCTTTACTGAGATAAAGTTGGCCTTGGATTCTGTGGCCACTGCCTTGGTGAGCAGGGTTTTTCCAGTTCCAGGAGGGCCGAACAGGAGAATTCCTTTGGAAGGTTGTATTCCAATTCGCTGGAAAGAGGAGATGTTGCTCAAGGGCCATTCCACCACTTCTTTCAGGCTTTCCTTCAGTTCATCCAGTCCACCGATATCTTCCCAATGGACGTTGGGTACTTCAATGAATACTTCACGCAGTGCAGAGGGGCTGATGGATTTCATGGAATCTAAAAAATCATTGTTGGTTACGAAGAGTTTTTCCAGGATTCCAGGAGCAATACGCTGCTCTTGTAGGTCAATATCAGGTAAAACTCTTCTTAAAGCATTCATAGCTGCTTCTCTACAAAGTGCTGCCAGATCTGCACCTACAAATCCATGGGTGGTTTCTGCCAGTTCATCAATGTTAACGTCATCTGCCAGAGGCATGGCACGGGTGTGTATCTCCAGTATTTCAATCCTTCCTTCCCGGTCAGGCACACGTAATTCAATTTCACGGTCAAAGCGTCCAGGTCTGCGTAAGGCCTGGTCCAGGGCATCAGGACGGTTGGTGGCGCCAATAACAATTACCTTTCCCCTTTCTTTCAACCCATCCATAAGGGCCAATATCTGAGCTACCACCCTTCGTTCAACCTCACCAGTGACTTCTTCCCTTTTAGGGGCTATGGCATCGATTTCATCAATGAAAATCACAGTGGGAGCATTTTCGGCAGCTTCTTCGAATATTTCACGTATCTTCTTTTCAGCCTCTCCCACAAATTTACTCATTACTTCAGGCCCATTTATGGCCACAAAATTTGAACCACTCTCACTAGACACTGCTTTTGCCAGTAATGTCTTCCCTGTGCCCGGTGCACCATGTAATAGCACTCCTTTTGGTGGATCTATACCCAGACGGTCAAATATTTCGGGGTGGCGGAGGGGAAGTTCTATCATTTCCCGGACTTTTGATATTTCCTTTTTAAGTCCCCCTACATCGTCATAAGTGACATCGGGGACTTTTTTTTCCATTACCTCCACTGCTTCTGGTCGAACTTCTACCTGGGTAGTGTCATTGATACGAACCAGTCCCGCAGGATTGGATGATACCACGGTAAATTTGATTTCTCCCAGAGAAAAGGGGGTGGTTGCTTCGAAAAATTCACGGAATATGTCTTCTGAACCTGGGAATTCCCTTAATGTTTCCTTGGTTCTCTTGGGGGATACCAGGGCTATTACATCTCCCCTGGTAACGGCCCGTCCCATGAGATTTCGTTTTATGATGTCTCCTGAGGCCATTATGCGCATTCCCTTCGCTGCTGGGGCAATGACAACTTTACTGGCCATTCTAGGTTGTGCTTTACGTATGGTGATCATTTCTCCAATGGAAGTTCCTGCATTGGAACGAGCCAATCCGTCCATACGCACGATTTCCAATCCCACATCTGCCGGATAGGAGTTTCCAGCAATAGCACCGGTAGTTCTTTTACCGATTATTTCCACAATGTCACCAGGAGATGCTCCGATTTTAGCCATCAATTCATGGTCTATTCGTACCATTCCTTTGCCTACATCCTGTTGTAGTGCTTCAGCAACTCTAAGCTCTATTTCACCACTATCCTGCAATATATTACCTCCAAAAGTGTTAAAAGCATATTTTTATTTTTAAAATTTTTAAGCATTTAGGCTCTTATTACTTTTCATCTAGGGTTTATCTATGTGGAAAATGATTTAAGTTTTTTATTGATTTTTTCCACAAGCAACCCTAAATGATAATGTAATTCGGATTAGTTTTCAAATGCTCTCTATCTCTTTCCTTAAATATGTTAGATGCCCCATTCCTTAATAAAGGAGGCATAACATGCAAAAAAGTTACAATAAAAACTCAATTCCGGATTTAAGAAGAAAAGTTCAATACAGGGACGAAATAGACCTTCGCTATCTTGGTATGCGTTACCTGGTTCCAGTGGTGATCATGCTTGTTATAATGATGATCAGTGTGATGATGGTGGCAGCAACCCCCAACTCCAACTTCCCAGTGAACATGTGAATCCATTCAAAACATATCCCTATTTAAAATTAGATTACCATCACTAAGGCGTGTTAAATTAAAAAAATAATAAATAAAAAATTTGAATATTATTCTGTTAGTAGTCGTCTACAGGAATTTCTGGGTCTGGAGTTGGTTCTGGAGTTGGTTCTGGAGTTGGTTCTGGTGCTGGATTTGGTGCGGGAGTTGGTGAATTATCACCATTGTTGTTGTTTGTACTTCTAGATGTAGTTGATCCGTCATTGGTCACCTGGTTATCAGTATCAGTTTGATCAGAATCATCTGCATCAGATTGTTCACTGGTTACCGTGTCATTAGTACTGGTTGTATCTGAGCCATTGTAATCCACTTGATGTATCTGATTTGAATCAGATTGTGAACCTAAAACCGGGATTCCATACAAACTAATGCACAAAATCAATATAATAGGTATCATAAAACCCATTAATTTATAATCTTTGTTCATAATAACACAACCTAATTTTATGTAATTAGCAGTATATATAAATGATCTGCATGGCCCCGTTTAAATAACATGATAGCAATATATCTGATTTAAAGTCCCTTTGGGAGAATAATACCAGCAGGGACATTTATAATTGTTGCACTGAATTAGCTCGATAAATAAACATTAGATAAAGTTTATTAAAAAATTATGCCTAGGGATAAATGGAGGATCATAATGAAAAAGGCACCATCCAAAGATTTAGTATTATTTCTAGTATTATCAATAATCATTGTAGTATTCACATCAATCAAGCTCATTGATAACTTCATCATGGACATCATTTTGTTTATATTAATTTTTGTATCATCTGGATATTCATTGATAGCTGTACTTTACCCTGAAGAAAACCACAAGGGACTCTTAAAAAAACCCCTCCTGTTTTTGGAGTTAAGCGTGTTCCTGACTGTTTTAGTAAGTGTTATACTGAAATATTCCTCATTAGGCCTACAATTCAGAGATCTGATTCTGATTTTGTCCTTGACAACGATAGTGCTTACCATTACCACCTATGTTCTCCGGACTAACCAGTTTAAAGCAGAGGTGGAAGAAGAACATGCGGAACCTGTTACAACCTCTCAAATGTTAACTTTCACCTCAAAGGGAGGATTACCCTATCTGACTGCTTTAACCATACTCAGTTTACTAATGATCATCACAGTCATAGTCCCACCACTTAACAAAACAGCACTATGGATGGTTCCAGGTTGTTTATTCATATGTTTCATACCCGGATATCTATTACTGGCAATCATGTTCCCGAAAAATGATGACCTGGAATTGATTGAACGCTTGGCACTGGCAGGTGGAGCCAGTTTAATTTTAACCTCCCTGGTTGGTTTAACCTTTAACTATACTTCATGGAGCATACGTTTAGAACTTATACTAATAGTTCTAGCTGTTTTTAGTCTCCTATTCTCCCTGATAACCATCTTCAGAATGAAAAAATTACCCTCAGAAATGAGACTTTCCATTCCTAAACTGGAAAAAATATTAACCATCTTCCTAATTCTCTGCATCATCCTGACCATAGGCACAGCTGGTTACACTCTCATAAAACCAAGTGGAAATGGAACAACGGATAAAAATAATACCACCGACTTTTACATTAAAGGAATAGATGGTAATACTCTAAATCTCAGTTCAGGGACAAAAAACAACATAACCGCGGTTATAGTTAACCAGGAAGGACGCGCTATAAATTATAGTATACTGGTCCGGGTCAACACCACCATCCTAAAGCAGGATAACATTACCCTGCAAAATAATCAGAAAATTGAAATACCTGTTGACTTCACAGCAGGAACACCAGGCCAGAGGAAAATTGAATTCATCCTGTACAAACTTCCTAGTGATAAACCGTACAAAACACGAGATTTACTGATGAATATCAACTAATGTGGATGAATATCAACAATTGGTTGAAATCAGATTTAACCAATGATAAGTTATTGGGGGTTGTAAATGAATAAAAAAATGGTAATCTTAATATTAATAGGAATAATCGTTTTAGGGGTAAGCTTATCTTTTTTCATGTTTTCTCCTAAAACAAATTCATCCAGTGAAAGGATTAATATATTATTTTTAGGTGCAGATGCCCGAACACCCCAGACTCAAGGATACACAGATTCCATTAACATCCTATCCATTGATAAGAAAAC
This DNA window, taken from Methanobacterium subterraneum, encodes the following:
- a CDS encoding DUF1616 domain-containing protein produces the protein MKKAPSKDLVLFLVLSIIIVVFTSIKLIDNFIMDIILFILIFVSSGYSLIAVLYPEENHKGLLKKPLLFLELSVFLTVLVSVILKYSSLGLQFRDLILILSLTTIVLTITTYVLRTNQFKAEVEEEHAEPVTTSQMLTFTSKGGLPYLTALTILSLLMIITVIVPPLNKTALWMVPGCLFICFIPGYLLLAIMFPKNDDLELIERLALAGGASLILTSLVGLTFNYTSWSIRLELILIVLAVFSLLFSLITIFRMKKLPSEMRLSIPKLEKILTIFLILCIILTIGTAGYTLIKPSGNGTTDKNNTTDFYIKGIDGNTLNLSSGTKNNITAVIVNQEGRAINYSILVRVNTTILKQDNITLQNNQKIEIPVDFTAGTPGQRKIEFILYKLPSDKPYKTRDLLMNIN
- a CDS encoding archease — translated: MDNKNTLKQFEFFDVTADVGFRAYGQDLNDAFGNAALAMFEVMTDTSQVKPKVIREILVESEDEKALLYDWLSELLFIHDYEGLVFSQFTVTIQQKDPETFNLSAVVWGEEFNQATHEVRDEVKAVTFHLMEIVKEENRCTLQVIVDT
- a CDS encoding DUF2927 domain-containing protein codes for the protein MPYLVCKKCGGYYQLQEGESPDDFYDKCNCGGDLEYRVSLGEESSSHRESLGEESPIHRESLGDESSTVELLEEEFLNIKSLEEPLIYDDDTAQADLGTNRNHSTSNLLRISLIIGVIILLIISLGLITTKNDSYGVFNSNENEKYSDEEINTFMESAFSADDYGNSYDKVGKWNINVVRIRVMGSPTPEDLKTLNKAIDDINANVKDFQLKIDDKNQLEADMEIYFVPHSEFSQFSINPSKVDGFTEWKVSISGIYGGNSAGEIFKSRIFIGIDGLSQKRRSHVIVHELAHGLGLHHNHNQNSVVCINGPDLTELSDLDKTMIRILYRKDLQPYMSRSQVETILNNSRRSFF
- a CDS encoding CDC48 family AAA ATPase yields the protein MQDSGEIELRVAEALQQDVGKGMVRIDHELMAKIGASPGDIVEIIGKRTTGAIAGNSYPADVGLEIVRMDGLARSNAGTSIGEMITIRKAQPRMASKVVIAPAAKGMRIMASGDIIKRNLMGRAVTRGDVIALVSPKRTKETLREFPGSEDIFREFFEATTPFSLGEIKFTVVSSNPAGLVRINDTTQVEVRPEAVEVMEKKVPDVTYDDVGGLKKEISKVREMIELPLRHPEIFDRLGIDPPKGVLLHGAPGTGKTLLAKAVSSESGSNFVAINGPEVMSKFVGEAEKKIREIFEEAAENAPTVIFIDEIDAIAPKREEVTGEVERRVVAQILALMDGLKERGKVIVIGATNRPDALDQALRRPGRFDREIELRVPDREGRIEILEIHTRAMPLADDVNIDELAETTHGFVGADLAALCREAAMNALRRVLPDIDLQEQRIAPGILEKLFVTNNDFLDSMKSISPSALREVFIEVPNVHWEDIGGLDELKESLKEVVEWPLSNISSFQRIGIQPSKGILLFGPPGTGKTLLTKAVATESKANFISVKGSEILSKWFGESERKISEIFKKAKQASPCIIFFDEIDAIAPIRGAAAGEPRVTERMVNTILSEMDGLEELRGVVVIGATNRPDLMDPALLRPGRFDEVVLVPPPDEKARKEILKVHVGHMELDEDVKLKELAKKTEGYSGADIEVLCRKAGMIALHEDMNILKVSYRHFKSALKKINPSTTPKTTEYYEQIAQKLGRGLEPKKVREDFREVA